Proteins encoded together in one Oscillatoria acuminata PCC 6304 window:
- a CDS encoding DUF2281 domain-containing protein, translating into MIHIEQIQKDINELPEEAQSLLLDFIDLLKKRYSTPEKQTIHSNHTPNHQLSTLDILKESGLIGCISADPNLSTNYKSVLQEELDSKYDNC; encoded by the coding sequence ATGATTCATATCGAACAAATCCAAAAAGATATTAATGAATTGCCTGAAGAAGCACAATCTTTACTCCTAGATTTTATTGATTTATTAAAAAAGCGCTATTCAACCCCAGAAAAACAAACAATCCACTCAAATCACACTCCCAATCATCAACTGAGTACCCTAGATATTCTGAAAGAATCTGGACTAATTGGCTGTATCAGCGCCGACCCAAATCTTTCTACGAATTACAAATCTGTTCTCCAAGAAGAATTAGATTCTAAATATGATAATTGTTGA
- a CDS encoding type II toxin-antitoxin system VapC family toxin produces MIIVDTAFWVALFNDKDQYHQSAQETVAKYAYEPLITTWSVLTETSHLLLQRSANTYQGVQKQLRLISLFQKYPQRFQLFNLQETPLNRINFLIEKYQNLPMDLADASLVILAEELGEGRILSVDDRDFNAYRWKNARPFQNLFDRL; encoded by the coding sequence ATGATAATTGTTGACACGGCGTTTTGGGTTGCTTTATTCAATGATAAAGACCAATATCACCAAAGCGCACAAGAGACTGTAGCTAAATATGCTTATGAACCTTTAATCACCACTTGGTCTGTTCTTACAGAAACTTCTCATTTACTTTTGCAGCGTTCTGCAAATACCTATCAAGGGGTTCAAAAACAGCTTAGGTTAATCAGCCTTTTTCAAAAATATCCCCAAAGGTTTCAGTTATTCAATTTGCAAGAGACTCCTTTAAATCGAATTAATTTTTTGATAGAGAAATATCAAAATTTGCCAATGGATTTAGCCGATGCTTCCCTTGTAATTTTGGCAGAGGAATTGGGAGAGGGTCGAATTCTTTCGGTTGATGATCGGGATTTTAATGCCTATCGATGGAAGAATGCAAGGCCTTTTCAGAATTTATTTGATAGGTTGTAG
- a CDS encoding ISAzo13 family transposase, with product MELTEPLKNLLKETASQLKGAQRRRFMAQTVIEMGYGGQSRAARELGWNRDIIRQGIRELETGITCVNNYQARGRKKTEIHLPNLLFDIKSIVDSQSQTDPTFQTNRLYRRLSASCVRKALIEQKNYRDEELPCTETIRIKLNELGYYPQKVTKSKPQKKIPETDEIFEQMRRVTDEAAQDPTTLQISMDAKAAVDIGPFSRGGKTRVPTSACDHDFHPSSRLTPYGILIPEWKDLFLYFTESKVTSDFIVDTLDSFWTKVKHKFPSCKTLLIKQDNGPENHSRRTQFMKRILDFVQHHKINVRLAYYPPYHSKYNPIERTWAALEHHWNGSLIEEVMTALKFAETMTWKGKNPQVELVTQTYPTGVKLTKKEMEKVEKKLNRLTNADPDNQTNLGKWFVDIIYNPV from the coding sequence ATGGAATTAACAGAGCCGCTGAAAAACTTATTGAAAGAAACAGCTTCTCAATTGAAAGGGGCACAACGCCGCCGCTTTATGGCCCAGACAGTTATTGAGATGGGGTACGGCGGACAGAGCCGAGCCGCCCGAGAGTTGGGATGGAATAGAGACATAATTCGTCAAGGTATTCGGGAGCTAGAGACCGGAATAACCTGTGTAAATAATTATCAAGCTAGAGGGCGTAAAAAAACTGAAATCCATCTCCCTAATTTATTATTCGATATTAAATCCATAGTAGATAGTCAGAGCCAGACGGATCCGACCTTTCAAACCAATCGATTATATAGAAGGTTGAGTGCCTCCTGCGTTAGAAAGGCTTTAATTGAGCAAAAAAATTATAGAGATGAAGAATTACCTTGCACAGAAACAATCCGGATCAAATTGAATGAATTAGGGTATTATCCTCAGAAAGTCACCAAGTCTAAACCTCAAAAAAAAATTCCCGAGACTGATGAAATTTTTGAACAAATGAGGAGAGTAACTGATGAGGCAGCCCAGGACCCTACCACCTTGCAAATCTCAATGGATGCCAAGGCTGCCGTTGACATTGGCCCGTTTTCACGAGGAGGAAAAACCCGAGTACCAACCTCCGCTTGTGATCATGATTTTCATCCATCAAGCCGACTAACTCCTTATGGAATTTTGATACCAGAATGGAAAGATTTGTTTCTATATTTTACAGAGTCCAAAGTGACGAGTGATTTTATTGTAGATACATTAGACTCTTTTTGGACAAAAGTGAAGCACAAATTTCCAAGCTGTAAAACCCTTTTAATCAAACAAGATAACGGGCCGGAGAATCATTCCCGGAGAACTCAATTTATGAAGCGAATTTTAGATTTTGTCCAGCACCATAAAATCAATGTGCGTCTAGCCTACTACCCTCCTTATCACAGTAAATATAATCCCATAGAGCGAACTTGGGCCGCCTTAGAACATCATTGGAATGGCAGTCTTATTGAAGAAGTTATGACGGCTTTAAAATTTGCAGAAACTATGACATGGAAGGGAAAAAATCCCCAAGTTGAGTTGGTTACTCAAACCTATCCAACTGGAGTAAAGTTGACGAAGAAAGAAATGGAAAAGGTGGAAAAAAAGCTAAATAGACTGACAAATGCTGATCCAGATAACCAGACCAACTTAGGCAAATGGTTTGTAGATATCATCTATAATCCTGTTTGA